From Oryza sativa Japonica Group chromosome 4, ASM3414082v1, one genomic window encodes:
- the LOC107275971 gene encoding uncharacterized protein isoform X1: MDAKDLVEIGMKEEDITTMLFGKKVIELTEDAFDGSKEERKIFEELFCRTGTSGASTRHPRRDGKSSSLRDASKELISTNTPSSSASNHKSARCRVVESFTYGNLSSYLVFCNNDKQKMQKTVGFPDMASASDLVIQWTPPSVERVYTRRAVARRNQRAKLCSVLDLERVDITSVRQRRDRGQHKYGHSHAVLWDHLRLHANLLMMDAGWKIDGKERWDKSKVDHIYESPDKVMRLFSLPRAWKCFGQWLLINSSGFGGNDYGRIWFNIHDFLSDLKNTLLCLEYEVRLPKQSLSFLNQWQLLDPFMAVVCIDKKVRALKKGVALKAVNSTVTFVSCIESELSNPRNADNPLGLNHSNNFNSTHPRSRKNLLPLLQSDDLDGNSSRSKHPSTVGKRKSSQYKMDERLPIMAEIQEKSIRSTAHRIVMGLQDSTAFPGSRTSLNMKNKPSYSKSNLTQSIQDKSDPLYFPPNYSPSDLVENAEINDPSFHAYDMIESANVDNSADSPDELLLGANLLFSHEVDEMLLDDISNEHYCTAAVSEPQAKNIDLEDGPSGPSSVVSEKDTGLKANKDVINNEQHDDGVVAESQLANTDVMDRPAGALSFLPTMDTVLEGNEMSSEEMTKGGQLSCEGTNNAMVISEPQLLFVSPHDGTLSFMNDSMCSQEMRSCLNASNGTMGTNVQLGIQSSVYEASLIRGFLYLDNEGSPICWTVLNPEPPRQLICSEPISKASELHGEMNMECGMLTSGPKQTSKLDSSKNNRKRSKKAANIEDKGSQKKQKVNDVPVSYCAIGQYMDHTTENPAGCLISNDKEQIGSASTEQVSLNLLPGNSNDMNQQVPIKNSDNDQARVRIGSAEKIVPEKTTKKDVKRQKASSRHKCKFDDNDLLVTAVIHKLTARYRNRFSRRLAKKSGFKRLPRCRWKSEERRDRKTFPKGARTVLGKLLEMGIVCKVNILQYRRPGSKNVLKDGNITKKGIRCRCCDMVFTMSMFKYHAGLRQEIPSLNLFLGSGKSYTLCQLQAWSIEHKARKERAKCTMPLQADENDDTCGLCGDGGELICCDNCPASYHQDCLPCQDIPDGSWYCYRCLCDICGEVINLKELRSSLPALECAQCERQYHAKCIYGKLLCNEEGGPCAWFCGRRCQQIYMNLRSRVGIPIHTIDGFSCTVLRNNGDQRVSTAADIAILAECNMKLVIALSIMEECFLPIIDARTGIDIIPPILYNWRSDFVHLDYKGFYTVVLENDDRIISVASIRLHGTVVAEMPLIATCLENRQQGMCRRLMDYIEQMLKSLKVEMLLLSAIPSLVDTWTMAFGFVPIDDLDRKNLSRLRLVSVPGTVLLKRNLYECPGTNAAGGGGGGGGSKENLAFVDRSVAVTAADAGQQRPFEDRSPVSCAVDSLADELRSLKINSSCENRRRLGKTTVNSASTLYERPVGC, from the exons ATGGATGCGAAAGACTTGGTGGAAATAGGCATGAAGGAGGAGGACATTACAACAATGCTGTTTGGAAAGAAGGTTATCGAGCTGACGGAAGACGCATTTGATGGTTCGAAAGAAGAAAGGAAGATCTTTGAGGAGCTCTTCTGCAGAACAGGCACTAGCGGAGCAAGCACCCGCCATCCACGCCGGGATGGAAAGAGCAGTTCACTGAGAGATGCAAGCAAAGAATTGATATCAACTAACACACCTTCGAGCTCTGCCTCCAATCACAAGTCGGCGCGCTGCCGTGTGGTTGAGTCTTTTACATATGGCAACTTATCAAGCTATCTTGTGTTCTGCAACAATGACAAACAAAAAATGCAGAAGACAGTGGGCTTTCCGGATATGGCCAGTGCTTCTGATCTCGTGATACAGTGGACACCGCCTTCCGTTGAGAGGGTGTACACCCGTAGGGCAGTGGCTCGCAGGAACCAAAGAGCAAAACTTTGCAGTGTTCTTGATCTGGAGAGGGTTGACATTACCAGTGTTAGACAGCGTAGGGACAGAGGGCAGCATAAGTATGGCCACAGCCATGCAGTGCTTTGGGATCATCTCCGTCTACACGCTAATCTTCTGATGATGGATGCTGGGTGGAAGATTGATGGCAAGGAAAGATGGGACAAGAGTAAGGTTGATCATATTTATGAGTCACCTGACAAAGTAATGCGCCTGTTTTCTCTTCCCAGGGCATGGAAATGCTTTGGCCAGTGGTTGCTTATTAATTCATCCGGCTTTGGTGGAAATGACTACGGTCGGATATGGTTCAACATCCATGACTTTCTGAGTGATTTGAAGAATACACTGCTATGCTTAGAATATGAAGTCCGGCTCCCGAAGCAATCTCTATCTTTTCTCAACCAGTGGCAGCTCCTTGACCCTTTCATGGCAGTAGTTTGCATTGATAAGAAGGTTAGAGCCCTGAAGAAGGGAGTAGCACTGAAAGCTGTAAACAGCACTGTTACATTTGTCAGCTGCATCGAGAGTGAGCTGTCAAATCCCCGGAATGCCGACAATCCACTTGGTCTAAACCATTCGAACAATTTTAACAGCACACATCCCAGGTCACGGAAAAATCTTCTGCCACTGCTTCAATCTGATGACCTCGATGGAAATTCTTCGCGCAGCAAACATCCTTCTACTGTTGGAAAACGTAAATCTAGCCAATATAAAATGGATGAAAGATTGCCAATCATGGCAGAAATACAAGAAAAAAGCATCAGAAGTACTGCTCATCGTATAGTGATGGGTCTCCAAGATTCAACAGCTTTTCCTGGTTCAAGGACTAgtttaaatatgaaaaataagcCTTCATACAGCAAGTCTAATTTGACACAGAGCATTCAAGACAAATCTGATCCACTATATTTTCCACCTAATTATTCTCCCAGTGATCTTGTTGAAAATGCTGAAATAAATGATCCGAGTTTTCATGCCTATGACATGATAGAATCTGCAAACGTGGACAATTCTGCAGATAGTCCTGACGAGTTGCTCCTAGGAGCAAACTTACTGTTTTCTCACGAAGTGGACGAGATGCTCCTTGACGACATCAGCAATGAACATTACTGTACTGCAGCTGTTTCTGAGCCACAAGCAAAAAACATAGATTTAGAGGATGGACCGTCTGGTCCATCATCAGTAGTATCAGAGAAGGACACAGGTTTGAAAGCTAATAAAGATGTTATCAACAATGAACAGCATGATGATGGAGTTGTCGCTGAGTCCCAATTGGCAAATACAGATGTGATGGATAGACCTGCTGGTGCACTGTCATTTCTACCAACGATGGATACAGTTTTGGAAGGTAATGAGATGAGCTCAGAAGAGATGACAAAAGGAGGGCAGTTATCATGTGAAGGCACCAACAATGCGATGGTGATATCGGAGCCACAGTTATTGTTTGTGTCCCCTCATGATGGAACCCTTTCTTTCATGAATGATAGTATGTGCAGCCAAGAGATGCGGAGTTGCCTCAATGCTTCAAATGGCACCATGGGGACTAACGTGCAGCTAGGCATCCAATCCTCAGTATATGAAGCAAGTTTGATTCGGGGATTCCTATACCTTGACAATGAGGGTTCTCCAATTTGTTGGACGGTCCTAAACCCAGAACCTCCTAGGCAGTTGATCTGTTCTGAACCAATCTCAAAGGCATCTGAACTTCATGGTGAAATGAACATGGAGTGTGGGATGTTAACTTCTGGACCGAAGCAAACGTCAAAATTAGACTCGAGCAAAAACAATCGGAAAAGGTCCAAGAAAGCTGCAAATATTGAAGACAAAGGCAGTCAAAAGAAACAGAAGGTAAATGATGTTCCTGTAAGTTACTGCGCAATTGGTCAATATATGGACCATACAACTGAGAATCCTGCTGGCTGTTTAATTAGCAATGATAAAGAACAGATAGGTTCAGCAAGCACTGAGCAGGTTTCATTAAACTTGTTGCCTGGAAATAGCAATGACATGAATCAGCAAGTTCCCATAAAAAATAGTGACAATGATCAAGCCAGAGTACGCATTGGGTCAGCAGAAAAGATTGTGCCAGAAAAAACTACCAAAAAAGATGTCAAACGGCAAAAGGCATCATCGCGGCATAAATGCAAGTTTGACGACAATGATCTTCTGGTGACAGCTGTCATACATAAGTTAACTGCACGCTACAGGAATCGTTTTAGCCGAAGGCTCGCCAAGAAATCTGGTTTCAAACGTCTACCTAGATGTCGCTGGAAGAGTGAAGAGAGACGTGACAGGAAGACGTTTCCTAAAGGAGCAAGAAcagtgttgggaaagttgcttGAAATGGGCATTGTTTGTAAAGTAAATATTCTTCAATATCGAAGACCAGGAAGCAAAAATGTATTAAAGGATGGAAACATTACAAAGAAGGGCATTAGATGCCGATGCTGTGATATGGTGTTTACAATGTCCATGTTTAAGTACCATGCAGGTCTGCGGCAAGAAATTCCCTCTCTGAATCTTTTCTTGGGTTCTGGCAAATCATACACTCTTTGCCAGCTTCAAGCATGGTCTATTGAACATAAGGCCAGGAAAGAACGTGCAAAATGTACTATGCCACTCCAAGCTGATGAAAATGATGATACTTGTGGATTATGTGGTGATGGCGGTGAACTGATATGCTGCGACAACTGTCCTGCTAGTTACCATCAGGACTGCTTGCCTTGTCAG GATATTCCAGATGGCAGCTGGTATTGCTATAGATGCCTTTGCGATATATGTGGGGAAGTGATAAATTTGAAGGAGCTCAGAAGTTCCCTGCCTGCTTTAGAATGCGCACAGTGTGAACGCCAAT ATCATGCAAAATGCATATATGGTAAACTTTTGTGCAACGAGGAAGGTGGACCTTGTGCCTGGTTTTGTGGAAGAAGATGCCAGCAG ATTTATATGAATTTGCGATCTCGTGTTGGGATCCCCATTCACACAATTGATGGCTTCTCTTGCACTGTTCTCCGGAACAACGGTGATCAACGGGTCTCTACAGCTGCAGATATTGCAATCCTCGCTGAGTGCAACATGAAATTAGTGATTGCCTTGAGTATAATGGAAGAATGCTTCTTACCTATAATAGACGCACGAACAGGAATAGATATTATCCCACCTATACTATATAATTGGAG GTCTGACTTTGTTCATTTGGATTACAAGGGGTTCTATACTGTAGTATTGGAAAATGATGACAGGATCATTTCTGTGGCATCCATCAG GTTACATGGTACAGTTGTGGCGGAGATGCCTCTAATAGCTACTTGCCTTGAGAATCGTCAACAAGGGATGTGCAGGCGTCTCATGGATTACATTGAACAG ATGCTGAAATCTCTGAAGGTAGAGATGCTTCTTCTATCCGCGATACCTAGCCTAGTCGACACATGGACGATGGCGTTCGGGTTCGTACCGATAGACGACCTCGACAGGAAGAATCTCAGCAGGCTGAGGCTGGTGTCGGTCCCGGGGACCGTTCTACTGAAGAGGAACCTGTACGAGTGTCCGGGCACCAATGCGG cgggtggtggtggtggtggtggtggtagcaaGGAGAATCTCGCGTTCGTCGATCGGTCGGTGGCGGTGACGGCTGCGGATGCTGGACAGCAGAGGCCGTTTGAGGATCGCTCGCCGGTTTCTTGTGCAGTGGACAGCCTCGCCGACGAGCTGCGGAGTTTGAAGATCAATTCGTCCTGTGAAAATCGTCGTCGTCTTGGCAAAACTACTGTAAATTCAGCTAGTACCTTGTATGAAAGGCCTGTTGGATGCTAG
- the LOC107275971 gene encoding uncharacterized protein isoform X2, with translation MDAKDLVEIGMKEEDITTMLFGKKVIELTEDAFDGSKEERKIFEELFCRTGTSGASTRHPRRDGKSSSLRDASKELISTNTPSSSASNHKSARCRVVESFTYGNLSSYLVFCNNDKQKMQKTVGFPDMASASDLVIQWTPPSVERVYTRRAVARRNQRAKLCSVLDLERVDITSVRQRRDRGQHKYGHSHAVLWDHLRLHANLLMMDAGWKIDGKERWDKSKVDHIYESPDKVMRLFSLPRAWKCFGQWLLINSSGFGGNDYGRIWFNIHDFLSDLKNTLLCLEYEVRLPKQSLSFLNQWQLLDPFMAVVCIDKKVRALKKGVALKAVNSTVTFVSCIESELSNPRNADNPLGLNHSNNFNSTHPRSRKNLLPLLQSDDLDGNSSRSKHPSTVGKRKSSQYKMDERLPIMAEIQEKSIRSTAHRIVMGLQDSTAFPGSRTSLNMKNKPSYSKSNLTQSIQDKSDPLYFPPNYSPSDLVENAEINDPSFHAYDMIESANVDNSADSPDELLLGANLLFSHEVDEMLLDDISNEHYCTAAVSEPQAKNIDLEDGPSGPSSVVSEKDTGLKANKDVINNEQHDDGVVAESQLANTDVMDRPAGALSFLPTMDTVLEGNEMSSEEMTKGGQLSCEGTNNAMVISEPQLLFVSPHDGTLSFMNDSMCSQEMRSCLNASNGTMGTNVQLGIQSSVYEASLIRGFLYLDNEGSPICWTVLNPEPPRQLICSEPISKASELHGEMNMECGMLTSGPKQTSKLDSSKNNRKRSKKAANIEDKGSQKKQKVNDVPVSYCAIGQYMDHTTENPAGCLISNDKEQIGSASTEQVSLNLLPGNSNDMNQQVPIKNSDNDQARVRIGSAEKIVPEKTTKKDVKRQKASSRHKCKFDDNDLLVTAVIHKLTARYRNRFSRRLAKKSGFKRLPRCRWKSEERRDRKTFPKGARTVLGKLLEMGIVCKVNILQYRRPGSKNVLKDGNITKKGIRCRCCDMVFTMSMFKYHAGLRQEIPSLNLFLGSGKSYTLCQLQAWSIEHKARKERAKCTMPLQADENDDTCGLCGDGGELICCDNCPASYHQDCLPCQDIPDGSWYCYRCLCDICGEVINLKELRSSLPALECAQCERQYHAKCIYGKLLCNEEGGPCAWFCGRRCQQIYMNLRSRVGIPIHTIDGFSCTVLRNNGDQRVSTAADIAILAECNMKLVIALSIMEECFLPIIDARTGIDIIPPILYNWRSDFVHLDYKGFYTVVLENDDRIISVASIRLHGTVVAEMPLIATCLENRQQGMCRRLMDYIEQMLKSLKVEMLLLSAIPSLVDTWTMAFGFVPIDDLDRKNLSRLRLVSVPGTVLLKRNLYECPGTNAGELRNPEPFKVYSRSARKNRDGNSEHDICQMR, from the exons ATGGATGCGAAAGACTTGGTGGAAATAGGCATGAAGGAGGAGGACATTACAACAATGCTGTTTGGAAAGAAGGTTATCGAGCTGACGGAAGACGCATTTGATGGTTCGAAAGAAGAAAGGAAGATCTTTGAGGAGCTCTTCTGCAGAACAGGCACTAGCGGAGCAAGCACCCGCCATCCACGCCGGGATGGAAAGAGCAGTTCACTGAGAGATGCAAGCAAAGAATTGATATCAACTAACACACCTTCGAGCTCTGCCTCCAATCACAAGTCGGCGCGCTGCCGTGTGGTTGAGTCTTTTACATATGGCAACTTATCAAGCTATCTTGTGTTCTGCAACAATGACAAACAAAAAATGCAGAAGACAGTGGGCTTTCCGGATATGGCCAGTGCTTCTGATCTCGTGATACAGTGGACACCGCCTTCCGTTGAGAGGGTGTACACCCGTAGGGCAGTGGCTCGCAGGAACCAAAGAGCAAAACTTTGCAGTGTTCTTGATCTGGAGAGGGTTGACATTACCAGTGTTAGACAGCGTAGGGACAGAGGGCAGCATAAGTATGGCCACAGCCATGCAGTGCTTTGGGATCATCTCCGTCTACACGCTAATCTTCTGATGATGGATGCTGGGTGGAAGATTGATGGCAAGGAAAGATGGGACAAGAGTAAGGTTGATCATATTTATGAGTCACCTGACAAAGTAATGCGCCTGTTTTCTCTTCCCAGGGCATGGAAATGCTTTGGCCAGTGGTTGCTTATTAATTCATCCGGCTTTGGTGGAAATGACTACGGTCGGATATGGTTCAACATCCATGACTTTCTGAGTGATTTGAAGAATACACTGCTATGCTTAGAATATGAAGTCCGGCTCCCGAAGCAATCTCTATCTTTTCTCAACCAGTGGCAGCTCCTTGACCCTTTCATGGCAGTAGTTTGCATTGATAAGAAGGTTAGAGCCCTGAAGAAGGGAGTAGCACTGAAAGCTGTAAACAGCACTGTTACATTTGTCAGCTGCATCGAGAGTGAGCTGTCAAATCCCCGGAATGCCGACAATCCACTTGGTCTAAACCATTCGAACAATTTTAACAGCACACATCCCAGGTCACGGAAAAATCTTCTGCCACTGCTTCAATCTGATGACCTCGATGGAAATTCTTCGCGCAGCAAACATCCTTCTACTGTTGGAAAACGTAAATCTAGCCAATATAAAATGGATGAAAGATTGCCAATCATGGCAGAAATACAAGAAAAAAGCATCAGAAGTACTGCTCATCGTATAGTGATGGGTCTCCAAGATTCAACAGCTTTTCCTGGTTCAAGGACTAgtttaaatatgaaaaataagcCTTCATACAGCAAGTCTAATTTGACACAGAGCATTCAAGACAAATCTGATCCACTATATTTTCCACCTAATTATTCTCCCAGTGATCTTGTTGAAAATGCTGAAATAAATGATCCGAGTTTTCATGCCTATGACATGATAGAATCTGCAAACGTGGACAATTCTGCAGATAGTCCTGACGAGTTGCTCCTAGGAGCAAACTTACTGTTTTCTCACGAAGTGGACGAGATGCTCCTTGACGACATCAGCAATGAACATTACTGTACTGCAGCTGTTTCTGAGCCACAAGCAAAAAACATAGATTTAGAGGATGGACCGTCTGGTCCATCATCAGTAGTATCAGAGAAGGACACAGGTTTGAAAGCTAATAAAGATGTTATCAACAATGAACAGCATGATGATGGAGTTGTCGCTGAGTCCCAATTGGCAAATACAGATGTGATGGATAGACCTGCTGGTGCACTGTCATTTCTACCAACGATGGATACAGTTTTGGAAGGTAATGAGATGAGCTCAGAAGAGATGACAAAAGGAGGGCAGTTATCATGTGAAGGCACCAACAATGCGATGGTGATATCGGAGCCACAGTTATTGTTTGTGTCCCCTCATGATGGAACCCTTTCTTTCATGAATGATAGTATGTGCAGCCAAGAGATGCGGAGTTGCCTCAATGCTTCAAATGGCACCATGGGGACTAACGTGCAGCTAGGCATCCAATCCTCAGTATATGAAGCAAGTTTGATTCGGGGATTCCTATACCTTGACAATGAGGGTTCTCCAATTTGTTGGACGGTCCTAAACCCAGAACCTCCTAGGCAGTTGATCTGTTCTGAACCAATCTCAAAGGCATCTGAACTTCATGGTGAAATGAACATGGAGTGTGGGATGTTAACTTCTGGACCGAAGCAAACGTCAAAATTAGACTCGAGCAAAAACAATCGGAAAAGGTCCAAGAAAGCTGCAAATATTGAAGACAAAGGCAGTCAAAAGAAACAGAAGGTAAATGATGTTCCTGTAAGTTACTGCGCAATTGGTCAATATATGGACCATACAACTGAGAATCCTGCTGGCTGTTTAATTAGCAATGATAAAGAACAGATAGGTTCAGCAAGCACTGAGCAGGTTTCATTAAACTTGTTGCCTGGAAATAGCAATGACATGAATCAGCAAGTTCCCATAAAAAATAGTGACAATGATCAAGCCAGAGTACGCATTGGGTCAGCAGAAAAGATTGTGCCAGAAAAAACTACCAAAAAAGATGTCAAACGGCAAAAGGCATCATCGCGGCATAAATGCAAGTTTGACGACAATGATCTTCTGGTGACAGCTGTCATACATAAGTTAACTGCACGCTACAGGAATCGTTTTAGCCGAAGGCTCGCCAAGAAATCTGGTTTCAAACGTCTACCTAGATGTCGCTGGAAGAGTGAAGAGAGACGTGACAGGAAGACGTTTCCTAAAGGAGCAAGAAcagtgttgggaaagttgcttGAAATGGGCATTGTTTGTAAAGTAAATATTCTTCAATATCGAAGACCAGGAAGCAAAAATGTATTAAAGGATGGAAACATTACAAAGAAGGGCATTAGATGCCGATGCTGTGATATGGTGTTTACAATGTCCATGTTTAAGTACCATGCAGGTCTGCGGCAAGAAATTCCCTCTCTGAATCTTTTCTTGGGTTCTGGCAAATCATACACTCTTTGCCAGCTTCAAGCATGGTCTATTGAACATAAGGCCAGGAAAGAACGTGCAAAATGTACTATGCCACTCCAAGCTGATGAAAATGATGATACTTGTGGATTATGTGGTGATGGCGGTGAACTGATATGCTGCGACAACTGTCCTGCTAGTTACCATCAGGACTGCTTGCCTTGTCAG GATATTCCAGATGGCAGCTGGTATTGCTATAGATGCCTTTGCGATATATGTGGGGAAGTGATAAATTTGAAGGAGCTCAGAAGTTCCCTGCCTGCTTTAGAATGCGCACAGTGTGAACGCCAAT ATCATGCAAAATGCATATATGGTAAACTTTTGTGCAACGAGGAAGGTGGACCTTGTGCCTGGTTTTGTGGAAGAAGATGCCAGCAG ATTTATATGAATTTGCGATCTCGTGTTGGGATCCCCATTCACACAATTGATGGCTTCTCTTGCACTGTTCTCCGGAACAACGGTGATCAACGGGTCTCTACAGCTGCAGATATTGCAATCCTCGCTGAGTGCAACATGAAATTAGTGATTGCCTTGAGTATAATGGAAGAATGCTTCTTACCTATAATAGACGCACGAACAGGAATAGATATTATCCCACCTATACTATATAATTGGAG GTCTGACTTTGTTCATTTGGATTACAAGGGGTTCTATACTGTAGTATTGGAAAATGATGACAGGATCATTTCTGTGGCATCCATCAG GTTACATGGTACAGTTGTGGCGGAGATGCCTCTAATAGCTACTTGCCTTGAGAATCGTCAACAAGGGATGTGCAGGCGTCTCATGGATTACATTGAACAG ATGCTGAAATCTCTGAAGGTAGAGATGCTTCTTCTATCCGCGATACCTAGCCTAGTCGACACATGGACGATGGCGTTCGGGTTCGTACCGATAGACGACCTCGACAGGAAGAATCTCAGCAGGCTGAGGCTGGTGTCGGTCCCGGGGACCGTTCTACTGAAGAGGAACCTGTACGAGTGTCCGGGCACCAATGCGGGTGAGCTGCGAAACCCTGAACCCTTCAAAGTTTACTCACGCTCTGCCAGGAAAAACCGCGACGGTAATTCTGAACATGACATTTGCCAAATGAGATGA